In Deinococcus yavapaiensis KR-236, one genomic interval encodes:
- a CDS encoding ArsC/Spx/MgsR family protein yields MEVQIFGLKKSAATRAAERFFKERRVKIHFVDLAQRPIAKGELARFTQKFGLTALLDVEGKAYEALNLPYLRLSEDSLVQKAIDHPELLKLPLVRMGKFLSYGDAQGDWRTWMDTAK; encoded by the coding sequence ATGGAAGTCCAGATCTTCGGCCTCAAAAAGTCGGCGGCGACACGGGCCGCCGAGCGCTTCTTCAAAGAGCGGCGCGTCAAGATTCACTTCGTGGACCTCGCGCAGCGTCCTATCGCGAAGGGCGAATTGGCGCGCTTCACGCAGAAGTTCGGCCTGACGGCCTTGCTGGACGTCGAAGGCAAAGCGTACGAGGCGCTCAACCTTCCATACCTGCGCCTCAGTGAGGACAGCCTCGTTCAAAAGGCGATCGACCACCCCGAGTTGCTCAAGCTGCCCCTCGTCCGCATGGGCAAGTTCTTGAGTTACGGCGACGCCCAAGGCGATTGGAGAACGTGGATGGACACGGCGAAGTAA
- a CDS encoding tryptophan 2,3-dioxygenase family protein, with protein sequence MTPRKPTLYWEYIKVEELLSLQSGLAESDADLSNDEVMFIVVHQVDELWFKLVLRELVGVRDLLARPHVPEQDLGKVVRSLRRVVVLFEQLSSHFALMETLTTRDYLAFRDKLSPASGFQSAGLREIELVLGLEEAERIPLGFEGSYRAALRHPNGDRSPALDRVEAREQDSVTLREALDAWLWRTPIQGSVPGQSGDTETVDAFLKQYLGAIERESRTFTDLSQRDAMTPEDVARLEGRHERGLASARAFLFAEDVSDEQSERAKRLRAALLFIESYRELPLLSWPREVIDAIVAMEQAMLIFRSRHARMVERVIGRRTGTGGSAGVDYLDQTALKYRVFKNLWAVRTLLLREEALPELGAAHFYDFHPDAKLTTQ encoded by the coding sequence ATGACTCCGCGCAAGCCCACCTTGTACTGGGAGTACATCAAAGTCGAAGAGCTCTTGTCGCTTCAAAGCGGCCTCGCCGAGTCGGACGCGGACTTGTCGAACGACGAAGTGATGTTCATCGTGGTGCATCAAGTGGACGAGTTGTGGTTCAAGCTCGTGTTGCGCGAACTCGTCGGAGTGCGCGACTTGCTGGCCCGGCCGCACGTCCCCGAGCAGGACCTCGGGAAGGTCGTGCGGAGCCTTCGGCGCGTCGTGGTGCTGTTCGAGCAGCTCAGCTCGCACTTCGCGCTCATGGAGACGTTGACGACGCGCGACTACCTGGCGTTTCGCGACAAGCTTTCCCCCGCGAGCGGCTTTCAAAGCGCGGGCCTGCGAGAAATCGAACTCGTGCTCGGCTTGGAGGAAGCCGAGCGCATTCCCCTCGGCTTCGAAGGCTCGTACCGCGCGGCGTTGCGGCACCCGAACGGCGATCGCTCTCCGGCCCTCGACCGCGTCGAGGCGCGCGAGCAGGACTCCGTGACGCTGCGCGAAGCGCTCGACGCTTGGCTGTGGCGCACGCCCATTCAAGGAAGCGTGCCCGGCCAGTCCGGAGACACCGAGACGGTGGACGCGTTCTTGAAGCAGTACCTCGGCGCGATCGAACGCGAAAGCCGGACGTTCACGGACCTCTCGCAGCGTGACGCGATGACGCCCGAGGACGTGGCGCGCCTCGAGGGCCGTCACGAGCGAGGATTGGCGAGCGCGCGGGCCTTCTTGTTCGCCGAGGACGTGTCCGACGAGCAGAGCGAGCGAGCGAAGCGCTTGCGCGCCGCCCTGCTGTTCATCGAAAGCTACCGCGAGTTGCCGTTGCTGTCGTGGCCTCGCGAAGTCATCGACGCGATCGTCGCGATGGAACAGGCGATGTTGATCTTCCGGTCCCGGCACGCACGCATGGTGGAGCGCGTGATCGGACGGCGAACGGGCACCGGCGGCTCGGCGGGCGTGGATTACCTCGATCAGACGGCGTTGAAGTACCGCGTCTTCAAGAACCTCTGGGCGGTGCGGACCTTGCTGCTGCGCGAGGAAGCCTTGCCGGAGCTCGGAGCGGCGCACTTCTACGACTTTCATCCGGACGCGAAGCTGACGACTCAATAA
- a CDS encoding DUF4384 domain-containing protein — protein MKKTLTALTLLPVALVLSTAAAAPRISAQSIIVNPTEPDLGVQVWVDRDTSGTRTPNYAVGDKIRIFTTVTSDAYVYLFNVNPDGSIDQILPNRYASGGNFVKANTVKQFPSQGDRFTFDIGGPYGVNKVLALASKAPLNLDQVSSFKSGQPFADVQVRGQENLAQALSIVVNPIPDDNWVTDTVAYNVAGRVVAQPAPQPQVPVVDIDITITIRPFSGAQNVRTQSVNGGTRTEFSANSSLRAVYNYYEGELLRQGYTLQNRDADSSTIEGTFVKGRDVTTVEVKQRSSRFEVNITRR, from the coding sequence ATGAAGAAGACGCTCACTGCCCTGACTCTCCTGCCCGTGGCCCTCGTCCTCAGCACCGCCGCCGCCGCGCCGCGCATTTCCGCGCAAAGCATCATCGTCAACCCCACCGAGCCCGACCTCGGCGTGCAAGTGTGGGTCGACCGTGACACGAGCGGCACGCGCACTCCGAATTACGCGGTCGGCGACAAGATCCGCATCTTCACGACCGTCACGTCCGACGCGTACGTGTACCTCTTCAACGTCAACCCCGACGGCAGCATCGACCAGATCCTCCCGAACCGCTACGCGTCGGGCGGCAACTTCGTCAAGGCGAACACCGTCAAGCAGTTCCCCAGCCAAGGCGACCGCTTCACCTTCGACATCGGCGGTCCGTACGGCGTGAACAAGGTTCTCGCGCTCGCGTCCAAGGCTCCGCTCAACCTCGACCAAGTCAGCTCGTTCAAGAGCGGTCAGCCGTTCGCCGACGTGCAGGTGCGCGGTCAGGAAAACCTCGCGCAAGCGCTGAGCATCGTCGTGAACCCCATCCCCGACGACAACTGGGTGACGGACACCGTGGCGTACAACGTCGCTGGCCGCGTCGTGGCGCAGCCCGCGCCGCAGCCTCAAGTGCCCGTCGTGGACATCGACATCACCATCACCATCCGTCCGTTCAGCGGCGCCCAAAACGTCCGCACGCAAAGCGTGAACGGCGGCACCCGCACGGAGTTCAGCGCGAACAGCAGCTTGCGCGCCGTGTACAACTACTACGAAGGCGAATTGCTGCGCCAAGGCTACACCCTGCAAAACCGCGACGCCGACAGCAGCACGATCGAAGGAACCTTCGTGAAGGGCCGCGACGTCACCACCGTGGAAGTCAAGCAGCGGAGCAGCCGCTTCGAAGTCAACATCACCCGCCGCTGA
- a CDS encoding amino acid ABC transporter ATP-binding protein translates to MTAAEDIIIARDVHKYFGDYHALRGVNMSVRAGEKIVIIGPSGSGKSTFIRTLNRLEPHNKGTIVVDGIELKDGSNLDAIRREVGMVFQSFNLFPHLTVLQNVTLAPMRVRKASKAQAEQVAMELLERVGIPEQASKYPAQLSGGQQQRVAIARALAMQPKIMLFDEPTSALDPEMIKEVLDVMKELAHSGMTMLVVTHEMGFAREVADRVVFFDQGNIVEEATPHAFFANPQHERSKLFLSQILGH, encoded by the coding sequence ATGACAGCGGCAGAGGACATCATCATCGCGCGCGACGTCCACAAGTACTTCGGCGATTACCACGCCCTGCGCGGCGTGAACATGTCCGTTCGCGCGGGCGAGAAGATCGTCATCATCGGGCCGTCGGGAAGCGGGAAGAGCACGTTCATCCGCACCCTCAACCGCCTGGAACCGCACAACAAGGGCACCATCGTCGTGGACGGCATCGAGCTCAAGGACGGCAGCAACCTCGACGCCATTCGGCGCGAAGTCGGCATGGTCTTCCAGTCGTTCAACCTCTTTCCGCACCTCACCGTCCTGCAAAACGTCACCCTCGCGCCCATGCGCGTTCGTAAGGCCAGCAAGGCCCAAGCCGAGCAGGTCGCCATGGAACTCTTGGAGCGCGTCGGCATTCCCGAGCAGGCAAGCAAGTACCCCGCGCAACTCTCGGGCGGACAACAGCAGCGCGTCGCCATCGCCCGGGCGCTCGCCATGCAGCCCAAGATCATGCTGTTCGACGAGCCCACGAGCGCCCTCGATCCCGAGATGATCAAGGAAGTGCTCGACGTCATGAAAGAGCTCGCGCATTCGGGCATGACGATGCTCGTCGTGACGCACGAGATGGGTTTCGCGCGTGAAGTCGCCGACCGCGTCGTGTTCTTCGATCAAGGCAACATCGTGGAGGAAGCCACGCCGCACGCGTTCTTCGCCAATCCACAGCACGAGCGGTCCAAGTTGTTCTTGTCTCAAATTCTTGGGCACTGA
- a CDS encoding TAXI family TRAP transporter solute-binding subunit, which translates to MKKALLMGALALTATGVVLAQGTDFVTIGSGATTGVYFPVATGMAKLINDANTGIRANARSTGGSVFNVNALASGELQVALAQNDITYYAYRGTGVTAFEGKANNKLRVMAALYPEILHVVARRDARINSIADLKGKRVVIGDLGSGTEQTAKQVLEAYNLKFEDLGQAIRVGTTQGVALMQDGRADALFFTAGLGSSGLQQLAQTVSTNFVPISGAQATKLIKDYPFYVRFTIPARSYRGQNGTVASVAVQATLVTTTDQSETSVYNMMKALFGNERELKALHPNLNTFFTPQKAVRGLPAPLHAGAVKFWREKGLNVK; encoded by the coding sequence ATGAAGAAGGCTCTGCTGATGGGAGCGCTCGCACTGACCGCTACGGGCGTGGTGCTGGCGCAAGGAACGGATTTCGTGACGATCGGCTCGGGCGCGACGACAGGGGTGTATTTTCCGGTCGCGACGGGCATGGCGAAGCTTATCAACGACGCCAACACGGGCATTCGGGCCAACGCCCGCTCGACGGGCGGCAGCGTATTCAACGTGAACGCGCTCGCGAGCGGCGAATTGCAAGTCGCCCTCGCGCAAAACGACATCACCTACTACGCGTACCGCGGCACGGGCGTCACCGCGTTCGAAGGCAAGGCGAACAACAAGTTGCGCGTCATGGCCGCCCTCTACCCCGAGATCTTGCACGTCGTCGCGCGCCGTGACGCGCGCATCAACTCCATCGCCGACTTGAAGGGCAAACGCGTCGTGATCGGCGACCTCGGGTCGGGCACGGAGCAGACGGCCAAGCAGGTGCTCGAAGCGTACAACTTGAAGTTCGAGGACCTCGGCCAAGCGATTCGCGTCGGCACGACGCAAGGCGTGGCCCTCATGCAAGACGGCCGCGCGGACGCGCTCTTCTTCACGGCGGGCCTCGGTTCGTCCGGACTTCAACAACTCGCTCAAACGGTCAGCACGAACTTCGTGCCCATCTCGGGCGCTCAAGCGACGAAGCTCATCAAGGACTACCCGTTCTACGTGCGCTTCACGATTCCCGCGCGCAGTTACCGCGGGCAAAACGGGACCGTCGCCAGCGTGGCGGTGCAGGCGACGCTCGTCACGACGACCGATCAAAGCGAAACCTCCGTGTACAACATGATGAAGGCGCTCTTCGGCAACGAGCGCGAATTGAAAGCCCTTCACCCGAACCTCAACACGTTCTTCACCCCGCAAAAGGCCGTGAGGGGCCTGCCCGCGCCGTTGCACGCGGGCGCCGTGAAGTTCTGGCGCGAGAAGGGCCTCAACGTCAAGTAA
- a CDS encoding TRAP transporter permease, giving the protein MTVSNSASDAGEARAQEIMESVELGGRKVVGWQRTLIGVVAVAWSLWQLYMAYVGNVDTFLQRASHLAFAFALVFLVYPFKKSQKAYIPWFDWLLGLAAVASVGWILVQYASIATVQGGVLTPTDVIFGSVTVVLLLIAGWRALGPAMSIVALVFILYTLTGPRGLIEADLGRLLQLHAGLNWAQLIGQLYANTEGIFGSPIAVSAQIVFLFVLFGAMFDRMGAGDWFMQVAQALLGSFRGGPAKASVVSSALNGIVSGSSVSNVVTGGNITIGTMKRVGYTAEKAGGIEVASSSNGQLMPPVMGAAAFIMAENLQIPYSQLILAAALPALLCYATLLVAVHIEALKLGLKGLPRNELPPLAGALRSGWYYMLPVVYLVFALAVLQITPERAALNTIFVMVGMIFVQEVWKAVRAKEQVTRGLRASVDMIVGSLETGARNMIGIAIATAAAGVIVGTVTVTGIGFGLADILGAASEIFRNFFLALGGALTFVGVDPASFANTGELILILFLAQIICLLLGMGLPTTANYIVMAALIVPVLLKLAGEAGYTVPPLAAHMFAFYFGIMADTTPPVALAAFAAAAISGGNPVKTGVQGFIYEMRTALLAYMIFFNPALLLIGVNSVGEGIWIALTAFVGLSAFSAGTLGFLHRRTNVLERVALIVAGLLLVPTNPVLDMVGAGLFLGVYLLQRARRTVAPPLRPL; this is encoded by the coding sequence ATGACCGTATCGAACAGCGCTTCCGACGCCGGAGAGGCCCGGGCGCAAGAAATCATGGAGAGCGTCGAGCTCGGTGGACGCAAGGTCGTGGGGTGGCAGCGCACCTTGATCGGGGTAGTGGCCGTCGCGTGGTCGCTGTGGCAGCTCTACATGGCGTACGTCGGCAACGTCGACACCTTCTTGCAGCGCGCGTCGCACCTCGCGTTCGCGTTCGCGCTCGTGTTCCTCGTGTATCCGTTCAAGAAAAGCCAGAAGGCGTACATTCCATGGTTCGATTGGCTGCTGGGACTCGCCGCCGTCGCGAGCGTCGGCTGGATTCTCGTGCAGTACGCGTCCATCGCGACCGTGCAGGGCGGCGTGCTGACGCCTACGGACGTGATCTTCGGTTCCGTGACGGTCGTGCTGCTCTTGATCGCGGGTTGGCGGGCGCTCGGTCCCGCCATGAGCATCGTCGCACTCGTGTTCATCCTGTACACGCTGACGGGCCCGAGAGGTCTGATCGAAGCGGACCTCGGACGCTTGCTGCAGTTGCACGCGGGCCTCAACTGGGCTCAGTTGATCGGGCAACTCTACGCCAACACCGAAGGCATCTTCGGCTCGCCGATCGCCGTGAGCGCGCAGATCGTCTTCTTGTTCGTGCTGTTCGGCGCGATGTTCGACCGCATGGGAGCGGGTGACTGGTTCATGCAAGTCGCGCAGGCGCTCCTCGGGAGTTTTCGAGGGGGGCCCGCCAAGGCGTCCGTCGTGTCGAGCGCCCTCAACGGCATCGTGAGCGGTTCGTCGGTCAGCAACGTCGTCACGGGCGGCAACATCACGATCGGAACGATGAAGCGCGTTGGCTACACCGCCGAGAAGGCGGGCGGCATCGAGGTGGCGTCGAGCAGCAACGGTCAGCTCATGCCGCCCGTGATGGGCGCGGCGGCGTTCATCATGGCCGAGAACCTGCAAATTCCGTACTCGCAACTGATCCTCGCGGCGGCCCTGCCCGCTCTCTTGTGTTACGCGACCCTGCTCGTGGCGGTGCACATCGAGGCGTTGAAGCTCGGCCTCAAGGGCTTGCCGAGAAACGAGTTACCTCCGCTCGCCGGCGCCCTGCGGTCAGGCTGGTACTACATGCTGCCCGTCGTGTATCTCGTGTTCGCCCTGGCGGTGCTGCAGATCACGCCCGAACGCGCGGCCCTCAACACGATCTTCGTCATGGTCGGCATGATCTTCGTGCAGGAAGTCTGGAAGGCGGTGCGCGCCAAAGAGCAGGTCACGCGAGGACTGCGCGCGAGCGTCGACATGATCGTCGGAAGCTTGGAAACGGGCGCTCGCAACATGATCGGCATCGCCATCGCGACCGCGGCGGCCGGCGTCATCGTCGGAACGGTGACCGTGACGGGCATCGGGTTCGGGCTCGCCGACATCCTGGGTGCGGCGTCCGAGATCTTCCGAAATTTCTTTCTCGCCCTCGGCGGCGCGTTGACCTTCGTCGGCGTAGATCCTGCGAGCTTCGCGAATACCGGCGAGCTCATCTTGATCCTGTTCCTCGCGCAGATTATCTGCCTGCTGCTCGGCATGGGCCTTCCGACGACGGCGAATTACATCGTCATGGCGGCGCTCATCGTGCCGGTGCTACTGAAGCTCGCCGGGGAGGCGGGCTACACCGTGCCGCCGCTTGCCGCGCACATGTTCGCGTTCTACTTCGGAATCATGGCGGACACCACGCCTCCCGTCGCGCTCGCCGCGTTCGCCGCCGCCGCCATTTCAGGCGGCAATCCCGTGAAGACGGGCGTCCAAGGCTTCATCTACGAGATGCGTACAGCCTTGCTGGCGTACATGATCTTCTTCAATCCCGCCCTGCTGCTGATCGGCGTGAACTCGGTGGGCGAGGGCATCTGGATCGCCTTGACGGCCTTCGTGGGTCTCAGCGCGTTCTCGGCGGGCACATTAGGCTTTTTGCATCGGCGAACGAACGTGCTCGAACGGGTGGCGCTGATCGTGGCGGGATTGTTGCTGGTCCCGACGAATCCGGTTTTGGACATGGTCGGAGCGGGCCTGTTCCTCGGCGTGTACCTGCTGCAACGAGCGAGGAGGACCGTGGCGCCTCCGCTCAGACCACTCTGA
- a CDS encoding uracil-DNA glycosylase — protein MTITSPLSSLSDLDARVVNCRACPRLVAWREEVADVKRAAFRHEEYWARPLPGFGDEHASIVIVGLAPSAHGGNRTGRMFTGDRSGDFLYEGLHRVGLANQSTSVRRDDGLEVRRVRITAPVRCAPPANKPLPEELGRCSSWFRAELDLLQGRRVTLALGKIGHDAFLRFLGLAPSKFAFGHGAEHSLPDGTTLLDSYHVSQQNTQTGRLTPAMFDAVLRRAVELAS, from the coding sequence GTGACGATCACGTCCCCTTTGTCTTCCTTGTCCGACCTCGACGCCCGGGTCGTGAACTGCCGAGCGTGCCCGCGGCTCGTGGCTTGGCGCGAAGAGGTCGCGGACGTGAAGCGCGCGGCTTTTCGGCACGAGGAGTACTGGGCGCGGCCTTTGCCGGGCTTCGGAGACGAGCACGCCTCGATCGTGATCGTGGGGCTCGCGCCGAGCGCGCACGGCGGCAACCGCACGGGGCGGATGTTCACGGGGGACCGCTCGGGCGACTTCTTGTACGAAGGGCTTCACCGCGTCGGGCTGGCGAACCAGTCGACGAGCGTGCGGCGAGACGACGGCCTGGAGGTGCGAAGGGTGCGCATCACGGCGCCCGTGCGGTGCGCGCCTCCCGCCAACAAACCGTTGCCGGAGGAACTCGGTCGGTGCTCGTCGTGGTTTCGCGCGGAGCTCGACTTGCTACAGGGACGCCGCGTGACGTTGGCCCTGGGAAAGATCGGTCACGACGCCTTTTTGCGTTTCCTCGGGCTGGCGCCCTCCAAGTTCGCGTTCGGGCACGGGGCGGAGCATTCGCTGCCCGACGGCACGACCTTGCTCGATTCGTATCACGTGTCGCAGCAGAACACGCAGACCGGCCGGTTGACGCCCGCGATGTTCGACGCGGTGTTGCGGCGCGCCGTGGAGCTCGCGTCGTGA
- the wrbA gene encoding NAD(P)H:quinone oxidoreductase: MTVNVAIIYYSATSITYQLALAAESAARDADAEVRLRKVRELAPDEAIASNEGWSGHRLETQHVPEATLDDLEWADAIIMGSPTRYGMPAAQLKQFIDTTGPLWAQGKLVDKIVSSFTSSATSHGGQESTILALNNTFYHWGSIIVPPGYADPVQFAAGNPYGASWTSQNGVVAPDENALASMRFQARRVVEVTRKFKGL, translated from the coding sequence ATGACCGTGAACGTGGCTATCATCTACTACAGCGCGACCAGCATCACCTATCAACTCGCCTTGGCAGCGGAAAGCGCCGCTCGCGACGCGGACGCCGAGGTGCGGCTTCGCAAAGTTCGCGAACTCGCGCCCGACGAAGCGATCGCCAGCAATGAAGGATGGTCCGGCCACCGCCTCGAGACGCAGCATGTTCCCGAAGCGACCCTCGACGACTTGGAGTGGGCCGACGCGATCATCATGGGGTCGCCCACGCGCTACGGCATGCCCGCCGCGCAGCTCAAGCAGTTCATCGACACGACCGGACCGCTGTGGGCACAAGGCAAGCTCGTCGACAAGATCGTCTCGTCCTTCACGAGCTCGGCCACCTCGCATGGCGGGCAGGAAAGCACCATCCTCGCGCTCAACAACACCTTCTACCACTGGGGCTCCATCATCGTGCCGCCCGGTTACGCCGATCCCGTTCAGTTCGCGGCGGGCAATCCCTACGGCGCGTCTTGGACGAGCCAGAACGGCGTCGTCGCGCCCGACGAAAACGCGTTGGCATCCATGCGCTTCCAAGCGAGGCGCGTGGTCGAAGTCACAAGGAAGTTCAAGGGCCTGTAA
- the aroA gene encoding 3-phosphoshikimate 1-carboxyvinyltransferase — protein MHCMHAPFDLRVFPAARLSGDVTAQPSKNYTTRFLLAAALCEGDTLVRRPATSDDAAALKDGLTTLGATLTPHQDGLLVRGFGAHPKSGTTVDPRNAGAVARFLIGVAALTTETTFVTSHTESLGKRPQGDLFDALRSLGVVVESERGTLPVTLRGPSSGGAVHVSAEKSSQYASALMFLAPLLKGGLTLHLTGDIKSFAPLRQTLHTLSVFGVAFEASDDLRTVTIPGPQAYRGGDVTVPGDYPGSSALLVAGTLVPGEIRVHGLDPNDLQGERASIDVLKAMGADVVHEGTTVTVRGGRPLKAVTRDGDTFTDAVQALSAAAAFASGTTTWENVLTLRFKECDRISDTRRELEKFGLHVTETRDSLSITGASEVPGGFTVNGHGDHRMIMMLTLIGLRASKPIVITGAQHIAKSYPDFFDHLGELGATFETLVPA, from the coding sequence ATGCACTGCATGCACGCTCCGTTCGACCTTCGGGTGTTTCCCGCCGCGCGACTGTCCGGTGACGTGACGGCGCAACCTTCCAAGAACTACACGACGCGCTTCCTGCTCGCCGCCGCCTTGTGCGAAGGCGACACGCTCGTGCGTCGACCCGCGACGAGCGACGACGCCGCCGCCCTCAAAGACGGGCTGACGACGCTCGGCGCGACCCTCACGCCGCATCAAGACGGGTTGCTCGTGCGCGGCTTCGGTGCGCATCCGAAAAGCGGCACGACCGTCGACCCGAGAAACGCGGGCGCCGTCGCGCGCTTCCTGATCGGCGTGGCCGCCCTCACGACCGAGACGACCTTCGTGACGAGCCACACCGAGAGTTTGGGCAAGCGACCGCAAGGCGACCTCTTCGACGCGCTGCGGTCCCTCGGCGTCGTGGTGGAGAGCGAGCGCGGCACCCTGCCCGTCACCCTGCGCGGCCCTTCCAGCGGCGGCGCCGTGCACGTGAGCGCCGAGAAGTCGTCGCAGTACGCGTCCGCCCTGATGTTCCTCGCGCCCCTGCTGAAAGGCGGCTTGACGCTGCACCTCACGGGCGACATCAAGAGCTTCGCGCCCCTACGCCAAACGCTACACACCCTCTCGGTGTTCGGCGTCGCCTTCGAGGCGAGCGACGACCTTCGCACCGTCACCATTCCCGGTCCGCAGGCGTACCGAGGCGGCGACGTCACCGTGCCGGGCGACTACCCGGGGTCGTCGGCCTTGCTCGTCGCGGGCACCCTCGTGCCCGGCGAGATTCGCGTGCACGGTCTCGATCCGAACGACTTGCAAGGCGAGCGCGCCTCCATCGACGTCCTCAAGGCCATGGGCGCCGACGTGGTGCACGAGGGAACGACCGTCACCGTGCGCGGCGGTCGTCCTTTGAAGGCCGTCACGAGGGACGGCGACACCTTCACGGACGCCGTGCAGGCGCTCAGCGCGGCCGCCGCGTTCGCGAGCGGCACGACGACCTGGGAAAACGTCTTGACGCTGCGCTTCAAAGAGTGCGACCGAATCAGCGACACGAGGAGAGAACTGGAGAAGTTCGGCTTGCACGTCACGGAGACGCGCGACAGCCTCTCGATCACGGGAGCGAGCGAAGTTCCGGGAGGCTTCACCGTGAACGGCCACGGCGACCACCGCATGATCATGATGCTCACCCTGATCGGCCTCCGGGCGAGCAAACCCATCGTCATCACGGGCGCGCAGCACATCGCCAAAAGCTATCCGGACTTCTTCGATCACCTCGGAGAGCTTGGCGCGACTTTCGAGACGCTCGTGCCCGCCTGA
- a CDS encoding phytoene/squalene synthase family protein, which translates to MRQTILPAPTSAVQHCRDLTRYHSKTFYFGSRFFPSPQRAAVWAVYAACRTGDDIVDEGDPDAASGQLEAWWEGIEAAYAGRASREPVVQALSWAVAHYPIPKDAFRELYLGLRMDLAEHAYDSMADLELYCRRVAGVVGFMIAPISGYEGGDATLQRALKLGQAMQLTNILRDVGEDASRGRVYLPAPLLREFGVRTDDILSSRVTPQYERLMRHLVKEARGWYADGRGGIPKLHGSARLAVGAAASAYEGILDDLERARFDNFNRRAHVSTRRKLMMLPSVWWNLRGSSAT; encoded by the coding sequence GTGCGACAAACGATTTTGCCTGCGCCGACGAGCGCCGTGCAGCACTGTCGAGACCTCACGCGGTACCACTCCAAGACGTTCTACTTCGGTTCGCGCTTCTTTCCGAGCCCTCAACGCGCGGCGGTGTGGGCGGTGTACGCCGCGTGCCGGACGGGCGACGACATCGTGGACGAAGGCGATCCGGACGCGGCGAGCGGACAACTGGAAGCGTGGTGGGAAGGCATCGAGGCGGCATACGCGGGCCGAGCGTCGCGCGAGCCGGTCGTGCAGGCCCTGTCGTGGGCGGTGGCTCACTACCCCATTCCCAAGGACGCCTTTCGCGAGCTGTACCTTGGTCTTCGCATGGACCTCGCCGAGCACGCGTACGACTCCATGGCAGACCTCGAGTTGTACTGCCGCCGCGTCGCGGGCGTCGTGGGATTCATGATCGCGCCGATCTCCGGGTACGAGGGCGGCGACGCGACGCTGCAACGCGCCCTCAAGCTCGGTCAGGCGATGCAGCTCACGAACATCCTGCGCGACGTCGGCGAGGACGCGTCGCGCGGACGCGTGTACCTCCCGGCACCCCTACTGCGCGAATTCGGCGTTCGCACGGACGACATTCTGTCGAGCCGCGTCACGCCTCAGTACGAGCGGCTGATGCGTCACCTCGTCAAGGAGGCGCGCGGCTGGTATGCCGACGGACGTGGCGGCATTCCGAAGCTGCACGGCTCGGCCCGACTCGCCGTGGGCGCCGCCGCGAGCGCCTACGAAGGCATCCTCGACGACTTGGAGCGCGCCCGCTTCGACAACTTCAACCGCCGCGCGCACGTCAGCACCCGACGCAAGCTCATGATGCTGCCGAGCGTGTGGTGGAACCTTCGCGGCTCCTCGGCGACTTGA
- a CDS encoding class I SAM-dependent methyltransferase yields the protein MRTGELSKEQVKRTPRNESVFLTTAQRSNFSPLTALGYHAWRARSLGLLSGTTLPLEREARLFLAHAKPRPGERWLDVGTSTGFYAGVLASAECDVLAIDISPAMLRAASARVRNDAIEWGLLNVEDSGLPSESFDGITVGATLGETARPLLALAEMERLLKPGGRLWTMYVARTGGEVQTLLSHFGGATFPDRAQVAAALPACSLQTALEFGPVVFELYGKRT from the coding sequence ATGAGAACGGGCGAGCTCTCTAAAGAACAAGTCAAACGCACGCCTCGCAACGAAAGCGTGTTCCTGACGACCGCGCAGCGCAGCAACTTCTCGCCGTTGACCGCGTTGGGCTACCACGCTTGGCGCGCGCGTTCCCTGGGGCTCTTGAGCGGAACGACCTTGCCGCTCGAACGCGAAGCGCGCTTGTTCCTCGCGCACGCCAAGCCTCGTCCGGGCGAACGCTGGCTGGACGTCGGGACGTCTACCGGCTTCTACGCGGGCGTGCTCGCGAGCGCGGAGTGCGACGTCCTCGCCATCGACATTTCGCCTGCCATGCTGCGGGCCGCGTCCGCCCGCGTGCGAAACGACGCCATCGAGTGGGGCCTTTTGAACGTCGAGGACAGCGGCTTGCCGAGCGAGAGCTTCGACGGAATCACCGTGGGCGCGACGCTCGGCGAGACGGCGCGGCCTTTGCTGGCCCTCGCCGAGATGGAGCGCCTGCTCAAACCGGGCGGACGCCTGTGGACGATGTACGTCGCGCGCACGGGCGGCGAAGTGCAGACGTTGCTGAGCCACTTCGGCGGCGCGACCTTCCCCGACCGAGCTCAAGTCGCGGCGGCCCTTCCGGCCTGTTCCTTGCAGACCGCTCTCGAATTCGGACCCGTCGTATTCGAGTTGTACGGCAAGCGAACGTGA